A section of the Caballeronia sp. M1242 genome encodes:
- a CDS encoding SDR family NAD(P)-dependent oxidoreductase encodes MKLENKVAIVTGAASGLGLATCKALAAAGATVVGFDLDADKLRGALGPSISSFAVDVADEASVQRAIAAVVGLHGRVHIAVNCAGVLGPCKTISKGQLFPSELWNRVLSVNLTGTFNVLRHAALAMTNNEPEDTGERGVIINTASGAAKGGQMGQAAYSASKAGVIGMTIPVARDLAEHGIRVLAVSPGLFESGMSAGMPQKVSDGLIEKMLFPRRMGRAQEFAALVVHLVQNAYMNATVVDIDCGTR; translated from the coding sequence ATGAAACTGGAAAACAAGGTGGCCATCGTCACGGGCGCGGCCTCGGGCCTCGGTCTCGCGACGTGCAAGGCGCTCGCCGCAGCGGGCGCGACAGTCGTCGGCTTCGATCTCGACGCCGACAAGCTGCGTGGGGCGCTCGGTCCGTCTATCTCCTCGTTCGCGGTCGATGTCGCCGACGAAGCGAGCGTTCAGCGGGCCATCGCGGCGGTCGTGGGACTGCACGGGCGCGTGCACATCGCGGTGAACTGCGCGGGCGTGCTCGGCCCGTGCAAGACCATTTCGAAAGGCCAGCTTTTCCCGAGCGAACTATGGAACCGCGTGCTGTCGGTCAATCTCACCGGCACGTTCAACGTGCTGCGCCACGCGGCGCTCGCCATGACGAACAACGAACCCGAAGACACGGGCGAGCGCGGCGTCATCATCAACACGGCGTCGGGCGCGGCGAAGGGCGGTCAGATGGGGCAGGCCGCGTACAGCGCGAGCAAGGCGGGCGTGATCGGTATGACGATTCCCGTAGCGCGCGATCTCGCGGAACACGGCATCCGCGTGCTCGCGGTGTCGCCCGGGCTGTTCGAATCGGGCATGTCGGCGGGCATGCCGCAGAAGGTGTCGGACGGTCTCATCGAAAAGATGCTGTTTCCGCGACGGATGGGCCGCGCGCAGGAGTTCGCCGCGCTCGTCGTTCATCTGGTGCAGAACGCATATATGAACGCGACGGTGGTCGATATCGACTGCGGCACGCGTTGA
- a CDS encoding MaoC family dehydratase — translation MKNFDKIADLQPLVGESIGTSEWLLVDQARVNLFADATGDHQWIHVDVERAKSGPFGGTIAHGFLTLSLLPALLATAFHIKETKSGLNYGLDKVRFVAPVKVGARVRAHFRLISWDAIGQGGAQLKVEMTVECEGSDKPACVAESIMRLFP, via the coding sequence ATGAAGAACTTCGACAAGATCGCGGACTTGCAGCCGCTCGTGGGCGAATCCATCGGCACGAGCGAGTGGCTTTTGGTCGACCAGGCGCGCGTCAATCTCTTCGCGGACGCAACGGGCGATCACCAATGGATACACGTCGATGTCGAGCGCGCGAAGAGCGGGCCGTTCGGCGGCACCATCGCGCACGGCTTTCTCACGTTGAGCCTGCTGCCGGCGCTTCTCGCCACCGCGTTCCACATCAAGGAAACGAAAAGCGGCCTGAACTACGGTCTGGACAAGGTGCGCTTCGTCGCGCCGGTCAAGGTGGGCGCCCGCGTGCGCGCCCACTTCAGGTTGATCTCGTGGGACGCGATCGGGCAGGGCGGCGCGCAGCTCAAAGTGGAAATGACGGTCGAGTGCGAAGGGTCGGACAAGCCCGCGTGCGTCGCTGAATCGATCATGCGTCTGTTTCCCTGA
- a CDS encoding lipid-transfer protein, translated as MTRKVVVAGVGMVPFKKPGASETYDLMGAEAARAALADARVPYESVQQAYACFVYGDSTAGQRALYHVGMTGLPIFNVNNNCSTGSTGLFLARQAIEAGAIDVALVVGFEQMNPGALGSYFNDRPLPSELFLAQCERLGVPQEIPPALRIFGGAGLEHMKRFDTPLSSFAKIRAKASRHAANNPLAVFRKVVTAEDVLADQVMWPGVMTRLMACPPTCGAAAAVLCSEDYARRHGLDTRVWIAAQALTTDRPESLTGDDLRYVAGYGMSQEAANQVYEASGIGPQDVQVVELHDCFAHNELITYEALGLCPEGGAAKFIDDGDNTYGGSHVVNPSGGLLSKGHPLGATGLAQCTELVQQLRGTAGDRQVENARVALQHNVGIGGACVVTMYRN; from the coding sequence ATGACGCGCAAAGTAGTAGTGGCGGGCGTCGGCATGGTGCCGTTCAAGAAGCCGGGTGCGAGCGAAACGTACGATTTGATGGGCGCCGAGGCCGCGCGCGCGGCGCTCGCGGACGCCCGCGTGCCGTACGAGTCCGTCCAGCAGGCCTACGCATGCTTCGTCTATGGCGATTCCACGGCGGGCCAGCGCGCGCTCTATCACGTCGGCATGACGGGCCTGCCCATCTTCAACGTGAATAACAATTGCTCGACCGGCTCCACGGGCCTGTTTCTCGCGCGCCAGGCGATCGAAGCGGGCGCCATCGACGTGGCGCTCGTGGTCGGCTTCGAGCAGATGAACCCCGGCGCGCTCGGCAGCTACTTCAACGACCGGCCGCTGCCCTCCGAACTCTTTCTCGCCCAATGCGAGCGCCTCGGCGTGCCGCAAGAAATTCCGCCAGCACTGCGCATCTTCGGCGGCGCGGGCCTCGAGCACATGAAGCGTTTCGATACGCCGCTTTCGTCGTTCGCCAAGATCCGCGCGAAGGCGAGCCGCCACGCCGCCAACAATCCGCTCGCGGTATTCCGCAAGGTCGTGACCGCTGAAGACGTGCTGGCCGATCAGGTCATGTGGCCCGGCGTGATGACGCGTCTCATGGCCTGCCCGCCAACCTGCGGCGCGGCGGCGGCCGTGTTGTGCAGCGAGGACTACGCGCGGCGTCATGGGCTCGACACGCGCGTGTGGATCGCCGCGCAGGCGCTGACGACGGATCGCCCGGAATCGCTCACCGGCGACGATCTGCGTTATGTCGCGGGCTACGGCATGAGCCAGGAAGCGGCGAATCAGGTCTACGAAGCATCGGGCATTGGGCCGCAAGACGTTCAGGTGGTCGAGCTGCACGACTGCTTCGCGCACAACGAACTGATCACCTACGAGGCGCTCGGCTTGTGCCCGGAAGGTGGCGCGGCGAAGTTCATCGACGATGGCGACAACACGTATGGCGGCAGCCACGTGGTCAATCCGTCGGGCGGGTTGCTGTCGAAGGGGCATCCGCTCGGCGCGACGGGCCTCGCGCAGTGCACCGAACTTGTCCAGCAGTTGCGCGGCACGGCGGGCGACCGGCAAGTGGAGAACGCGCGCGTCGCGCTGCAACACAACGTCGGGATCGGCGGCGCGTGCGTCGTCACGATGTATCGCAATTGA
- a CDS encoding SDR family NAD(P)-dependent oxidoreductase: MSIRFDGKVAIVTGAGAGLGRAHALAFAERGAKVVVNDFGGARDGSGGSSEAALAVVDEIRKAGGTAIAHGANVADFAQVQDMVKRAVAEFGRVDILVNNAGILRDKSFAKLDMADVEAVLDVHLMGSIHCSKAVWDIMREQGYGRIVMTTSSSGMYGNFGQANYGAAKMGVIGLMNALTTEGKKNNIKVNTIAPVAATRMTADILPEAMLARIQPERVTPAVLFLASENAPSKTIIAAGGGAFAAATIVETVPVLLPDAEVTPEGVAARFGDIANWSTAQEYEESGQQVGAFLKLVCA, encoded by the coding sequence ATGAGTATTCGTTTCGATGGCAAAGTCGCGATCGTCACCGGCGCGGGCGCGGGTTTGGGGCGGGCGCATGCGCTTGCATTCGCCGAGCGCGGCGCGAAAGTCGTGGTCAATGATTTCGGCGGCGCGCGCGACGGCAGCGGCGGCTCGTCGGAGGCCGCGCTCGCCGTGGTCGATGAAATCCGCAAGGCGGGCGGCACGGCCATCGCGCACGGCGCGAACGTCGCGGACTTCGCGCAGGTGCAGGACATGGTGAAGCGCGCGGTGGCCGAGTTCGGCCGCGTGGACATTCTCGTGAACAACGCCGGCATTCTGCGCGACAAGAGCTTCGCGAAGCTCGACATGGCCGATGTCGAGGCCGTGCTCGACGTTCACCTGATGGGCTCGATCCACTGCTCCAAGGCGGTGTGGGACATCATGCGCGAGCAGGGCTACGGCCGCATCGTGATGACGACGTCGTCGTCGGGCATGTACGGCAACTTCGGCCAGGCCAACTACGGCGCGGCGAAAATGGGCGTGATCGGCCTGATGAACGCGCTGACTACGGAAGGCAAGAAAAACAACATCAAGGTCAACACTATCGCGCCGGTGGCCGCCACGCGCATGACCGCCGACATCCTGCCCGAAGCCATGCTCGCGCGCATTCAGCCGGAGCGCGTGACGCCGGCCGTGCTGTTCCTCGCAAGCGAGAATGCGCCGTCGAAGACGATCATCGCGGCGGGCGGCGGCGCGTTCGCGGCGGCGACCATCGTCGAGACCGTGCCCGTGCTGCTGCCGGACGCGGAAGTCACGCCGGAAGGCGTGGCGGCGCGCTTCGGGGACATCGCGAACTGGAGCACGGCGCAGGAGTACGAGGAGTCGGGGCAGCAGGTCGGCGCGTTCCTCAAGCTGGTTTGCGCATGA
- a CDS encoding acyl-CoA dehydrogenase family protein: MDFQPDPGLDAFRKEVRAFLRESLPADLAGKPVGSVRSMRADLVRWQRILNERGWGAPYWPKQHDGTGWSVMQRLVFDEECVAAGAPTQDGFAHKLFGPVLNEFGSPEQKAQHRPLILSGERLWCQGFSEPGSGSDLASLSTRAERDGDHYIVNGQKIWTSYAHESDWIFLLVRTSADAKKQAGISFLLVDMATPGITVRPIRSIDDCHHLNETFFDNVRVPVANRIGEEGDGWKITKFLLNNEHATAADLPILRRFLAQIRTLARSEHSGGRLLIEEPQFAQKLARFEAEVNAIATMVTRVAAMEEDHSPAAHAMDSILKVRGTELQQRLSEFIVEALGDYGAVAYPEPHDAATGEPLPHQQVARGMANEMFFRRASTIYGGTSEVQRGIIAKMLFQL, translated from the coding sequence ATGGATTTCCAACCTGATCCGGGTCTCGATGCATTCCGCAAAGAGGTCCGCGCTTTTCTGCGCGAAAGCCTGCCGGCCGATCTCGCCGGCAAGCCCGTCGGCAGCGTGCGCTCGATGCGCGCCGATCTCGTGCGCTGGCAGCGCATTCTGAACGAACGCGGCTGGGGCGCGCCGTACTGGCCGAAGCAGCATGACGGCACCGGCTGGTCCGTGATGCAGCGCCTCGTGTTCGACGAGGAATGCGTCGCGGCCGGCGCGCCGACGCAGGACGGCTTCGCGCACAAACTGTTCGGCCCCGTGCTGAACGAATTCGGATCGCCGGAGCAGAAGGCGCAACATCGTCCGCTGATCTTGAGCGGCGAGCGCCTGTGGTGCCAGGGCTTCTCGGAGCCGGGCTCGGGTTCGGACCTCGCGTCGCTGTCGACGCGCGCCGAACGCGACGGCGACCACTACATCGTCAACGGCCAGAAGATCTGGACGAGCTACGCGCACGAATCCGACTGGATCTTCCTGCTCGTGCGAACGAGCGCGGACGCGAAGAAGCAGGCGGGCATCAGCTTCCTGCTCGTCGATATGGCGACGCCGGGCATCACCGTGCGCCCGATCCGCAGCATCGACGACTGCCATCACCTGAACGAGACCTTCTTCGACAACGTCCGCGTGCCGGTGGCCAACCGCATCGGCGAAGAGGGCGACGGGTGGAAGATCACCAAGTTCCTGCTGAACAACGAGCACGCGACAGCGGCGGATCTGCCGATTCTCCGGCGCTTTCTCGCGCAGATCCGTACGCTGGCGAGAAGCGAGCATTCAGGCGGCCGGTTGCTGATCGAAGAGCCTCAATTCGCGCAGAAGCTCGCGCGCTTCGAAGCCGAAGTGAACGCCATCGCGACGATGGTCACGCGCGTCGCGGCGATGGAAGAGGACCACAGTCCCGCCGCCCACGCGATGGATTCCATTCTCAAGGTTCGCGGCACCGAGTTGCAGCAACGCCTGTCGGAGTTCATCGTCGAGGCGCTCGGCGATTACGGCGCGGTGGCATATCCCGAGCCTCACGACGCGGCGACGGGCGAACCGTTGCCGCATCAGCAGGTCGCGCGCGGCATGGCGAACGAAATGTTCTTCCGGCGCGCTTCCACCATCTACGGCGGAACGAGCGAAGTGCAGCGCGGCATCATCGCGAAGATGCTGTTCCAACTCTGA
- a CDS encoding acyl-CoA dehydrogenase family protein encodes MTDTAHLFLTEQQNLIRDSARRVVSEIVAPTAARRDRESAWPRDELKALAELGFLGMLIPEEYGGTGAGVLDLCLAQHEIAAADAGLATIIHVHNFTALNIVEHGTEEQKRRYLPAMARGESIGAFLLTEPHAGSDTAALRTTARKDGDSYVVNGSKQFISNGSEAGIGVLYAMTDKTAGKRGASLFVIDPSQPGYHVTRVESKLGQHTAHTAQITLEDFRVPAANLLGNEGDGYRKVMGGLSDGRIGIAFIAAGVARAALEAAVSYAKEREAYGAPIIRLQGVAFDLADMAAQVDVAYQYCLHAARLRDAGVACVKEASIAKMFASEIAEKVCSDALQIHGGYGYLTDFPVERYLRDVRICKIYEGTSHIQKLIIARSLG; translated from the coding sequence ATGACCGACACCGCTCACCTGTTCCTGACCGAACAACAGAACCTGATTCGCGATTCGGCGCGTCGCGTGGTCAGCGAGATCGTCGCGCCGACCGCCGCCCGGCGCGATCGCGAGTCGGCGTGGCCGCGCGACGAACTCAAGGCGCTCGCCGAACTCGGCTTCCTCGGCATGCTGATTCCCGAGGAATACGGCGGCACGGGCGCGGGAGTGCTGGACCTGTGTCTCGCGCAACACGAGATCGCCGCCGCCGACGCGGGCCTCGCCACGATCATCCACGTGCACAACTTCACGGCGCTGAACATCGTCGAACACGGCACGGAGGAACAGAAGCGCCGCTACTTACCTGCCATGGCGCGCGGCGAGTCCATCGGCGCGTTCCTGTTGACGGAACCGCACGCCGGCTCCGACACCGCCGCGCTGCGCACCACCGCTCGCAAGGACGGCGACAGCTACGTGGTCAACGGCTCGAAGCAGTTCATCTCGAACGGCAGCGAAGCGGGCATCGGCGTTCTGTATGCGATGACCGACAAGACCGCCGGCAAGCGCGGCGCGAGCTTGTTCGTCATCGATCCGAGCCAGCCCGGCTATCACGTGACGCGCGTGGAGAGCAAGCTCGGCCAGCACACGGCGCACACGGCGCAGATCACGCTCGAAGACTTTCGCGTACCGGCCGCCAACCTGCTCGGCAACGAAGGCGACGGCTATCGCAAGGTGATGGGCGGCCTGTCGGATGGGCGGATCGGCATTGCATTCATCGCGGCGGGCGTGGCGCGCGCGGCGCTGGAGGCTGCGGTCAGCTATGCGAAGGAGCGCGAAGCGTACGGCGCGCCGATCATCCGGCTGCAAGGCGTGGCGTTCGATCTCGCCGATATGGCCGCGCAAGTGGACGTCGCTTACCAATATTGCCTGCACGCTGCGCGTCTGCGCGATGCCGGCGTCGCGTGCGTGAAGGAAGCGTCGATTGCGAAAATGTTCGCGAGCGAGATCGCCGAGAAGGTCTGCTCCGATGCGCTGCAGATTCACGGCGGCTACGGCTATCTCACCGACTTCCCCGTCGAGCGATACTTGCGCGACGTGCGTATCTGCAAGATCTACGAGGGGACGAGCCACATTCAGAAGCTGATTATCGCGCGCAGTCTCGGCTGA
- a CDS encoding CaiB/BaiF CoA-transferase family protein produces the protein MTATKRGPLAGLRVLEIAGIGPGPFCGMLLADLGADVVVVDRIAAAADALDLGDTQIANRGKRSVAVDLKSADGVETVLGLVEHCDVLIEGMRPGVMERLGLAPDVCLARNSRLVYGRMTGWGQHGPLAQAAGHDLNYIALSGALWYAGQPGTAPLPPPSLVGDVGGGALYLAVGILAAVMHARATGHGQVIDAAIVDGSAHMTTLLLALQASGQMTHERGESLLDGPHWYNTYRCADGGYVSVGSLEPKFYALLLDKLGLSDDPAFAKPYDRRAWPGLRERLAELFATRTRDEWCALLEGTDACFAPVLSPEEAAAHPHMRQREIYTRENGVLQANPAPRFSVTPPAPPGEIPRRGQHTEAVLRDWARSSHSDFTKDSK, from the coding sequence ATGACAGCGACAAAGCGCGGGCCGCTTGCCGGGCTCAGAGTGCTGGAGATCGCGGGCATCGGGCCGGGGCCCTTCTGCGGGATGCTGCTCGCGGATCTCGGCGCGGACGTGGTGGTCGTCGACCGCATCGCAGCGGCCGCCGACGCGCTCGATCTCGGCGACACGCAGATCGCTAATCGTGGCAAGCGTTCGGTCGCGGTCGATCTGAAGAGCGCCGATGGCGTCGAGACGGTGCTCGGCCTCGTCGAGCATTGCGACGTGCTGATCGAAGGCATGCGCCCCGGCGTAATGGAGCGTCTCGGGCTGGCGCCGGACGTATGTCTCGCGCGAAATTCACGGCTCGTCTACGGCCGCATGACCGGCTGGGGGCAACACGGCCCGCTCGCGCAGGCAGCGGGGCACGATCTGAACTACATCGCGCTGTCGGGCGCGCTGTGGTACGCCGGTCAGCCGGGCACGGCGCCCCTGCCGCCGCCCAGCCTCGTCGGCGACGTTGGCGGCGGCGCGCTGTATCTCGCCGTCGGCATTCTCGCGGCGGTCATGCACGCGCGCGCCACGGGCCACGGTCAGGTGATCGACGCGGCCATCGTCGATGGCAGCGCGCACATGACGACGCTGCTGCTCGCGCTCCAGGCTTCTGGCCAGATGACGCACGAGCGCGGCGAAAGTCTGCTGGACGGTCCGCACTGGTACAACACGTATCGCTGCGCGGACGGCGGCTATGTGTCGGTGGGATCGCTGGAGCCGAAGTTCTATGCGTTGCTGCTCGACAAGCTCGGCCTGTCCGACGACCCCGCGTTCGCCAAGCCCTACGACCGCCGTGCGTGGCCCGGGCTGCGCGAGCGGCTCGCGGAACTGTTCGCCACGCGCACGCGCGACGAATGGTGCGCGCTGCTCGAAGGAACCGATGCGTGCTTCGCGCCGGTCCTGAGCCCGGAGGAAGCCGCTGCGCATCCGCACATGCGTCAGCGCGAGATCTACACGCGTGAGAACGGCGTGCTCCAGGCGAACCCAGCGCCGCGCTTTTCCGTCACGCCGCCCGCCCCGCCCGGCGAGATTCCGCGCCGCGGGCAGCACACCGAAGCGGTGCTGCGCGACTGGGCACGCTCTTCCCATTCCGACTTTACGAAGGATTCCAAATGA
- a CDS encoding porin, with protein MRFIRQTILAMAAAAAAGSAAAQSSVTLYGVVDVFGQYLNNGGTSSIMERSGGLAGSQIGFKGTEDLGGGLRAVFDLESGYTTNNGGFFVDPTALFYRQAWLGLTHERYGTLSFGRQYQPTFWVLYYGDPFRGNEVLSPLSAAAIATDRNTLATQAGPGRLSNSVLYKSPNLNGFQLYAMYALAATSSYPVPTTLGNTLDVAAMYTGYGFYAGIAYQNEHQGARTLPGLPGPLAMMSTDHYTGALAYRFGIVNLQFNYIYSRPQSAPAGSLAARLNAANSNSIAEAGMTIQATDADVIEFAAVQRKVRGADNNTLAFELGADHSLSKRTTVYARAGYMKNHGTATMSWPGVSVTKRETSQTLVGVGLSHRF; from the coding sequence GTGCGCTTCATCAGACAGACGATTTTGGCAATGGCAGCGGCCGCTGCGGCCGGTAGCGCGGCGGCGCAATCGAGCGTCACGCTGTACGGCGTGGTCGATGTATTCGGTCAGTATCTCAACAACGGCGGCACATCTTCGATCATGGAGCGCAGCGGCGGGCTGGCCGGTTCGCAGATCGGCTTCAAGGGAACCGAAGACCTGGGTGGCGGCTTGCGCGCGGTCTTCGACCTCGAGAGCGGATACACGACCAACAACGGCGGGTTCTTCGTTGATCCTACCGCCTTGTTCTACCGGCAGGCGTGGCTCGGGCTGACGCACGAGCGATACGGCACGCTGTCGTTCGGCCGTCAATACCAGCCCACTTTCTGGGTGCTGTATTACGGCGATCCGTTCAGGGGCAACGAGGTCTTGTCGCCGCTTTCGGCAGCGGCCATCGCCACTGACCGCAACACGCTCGCGACTCAGGCCGGCCCCGGCCGTCTCAGCAATTCGGTGCTGTATAAGTCGCCGAATCTGAACGGCTTCCAGCTGTACGCGATGTACGCGCTCGCGGCCACCTCGTCGTATCCGGTGCCGACGACGCTCGGCAACACGCTGGACGTCGCCGCCATGTACACCGGATACGGCTTCTATGCAGGCATCGCTTATCAGAACGAGCATCAGGGCGCGAGAACGTTGCCAGGACTGCCGGGACCTCTCGCCATGATGTCGACCGACCACTACACGGGCGCGCTCGCGTATCGCTTCGGTATCGTCAACCTGCAGTTCAACTACATCTACTCGCGGCCGCAGAGCGCACCGGCAGGCTCGCTCGCAGCACGCCTGAACGCGGCCAATTCGAACAGCATCGCCGAAGCCGGCATGACGATCCAGGCAACGGATGCGGACGTCATCGAGTTCGCCGCCGTCCAGCGCAAGGTGCGCGGCGCGGACAACAACACGCTGGCGTTCGAGCTCGGCGCGGATCACAGCCTGTCGAAGCGCACCACGGTCTACGCCCGCGCGGGCTATATGAAGAACCACGGCACCGCGACGATGAGCTGGCCGGGCGTTTCGGTGACGAAGCGCGAGACATCGCAGACGCTCGTCGGCGTGGGCTTGTCTCACCGTTTCTGA
- a CDS encoding acyl-CoA dehydrogenase family protein has translation MNFKLDSEQQLLQDSVRRFAEKECGFEARAALLKSGRSEPLHWQAFADNGWLAAALPEAYGGLGGTVIDTALIAQEFGRALVVEPYLGCGVLAAQTLVAAAAPAQLDHIVPQLANGSLRLALAYSEAQSRGFPEPVRTRATRTAEGFSLRGTKTLVLGAPGANAFIVSAAIDDDGPLTLFLVAASRPGVACRPLRLHDGSWAAEIALDDVVVSEDAVLGAPGDGLAALHHGLAHGTVALCAELIGGMEKAIEMSAEYLKMRKQFGVPIGSFQALQHRMADMAAELEIARSMLFALLASLLHDDDAAARQRTVSQAKALIGRAAKFVCAQAIQLHGGIGMTEEYAVGHYYKRAVVADVLFGSSDRHEAACAAQLQHALLQRDIQA, from the coding sequence ATGAATTTCAAACTGGATTCCGAGCAGCAACTGCTGCAGGACAGCGTGCGCCGCTTCGCAGAGAAAGAATGCGGATTCGAGGCGCGCGCCGCGCTATTGAAAAGCGGACGGAGTGAGCCTCTGCACTGGCAGGCGTTCGCGGACAACGGCTGGCTCGCCGCCGCGCTGCCCGAAGCGTACGGCGGGCTGGGCGGCACGGTCATCGACACGGCGCTGATCGCGCAGGAGTTCGGCCGGGCGCTCGTCGTGGAGCCGTATCTCGGCTGCGGCGTGCTGGCCGCGCAAACGCTCGTGGCCGCCGCCGCGCCCGCGCAACTCGACCACATCGTGCCGCAACTTGCCAATGGCTCGCTGCGGCTCGCGCTCGCCTATAGCGAAGCGCAGTCGCGCGGCTTTCCCGAGCCGGTTCGAACCCGCGCGACCCGCACCGCCGAAGGCTTCTCGCTGCGCGGCACGAAGACGCTCGTGCTCGGCGCGCCGGGCGCGAACGCGTTCATCGTGTCGGCCGCCATCGATGACGACGGTCCGCTGACGCTCTTTCTCGTGGCGGCGTCGCGGCCCGGCGTGGCGTGCCGGCCGCTGCGCCTGCACGACGGAAGCTGGGCCGCCGAGATCGCGCTCGATGACGTCGTGGTGAGCGAAGACGCCGTGCTGGGCGCGCCCGGCGACGGACTCGCGGCGCTGCATCACGGCCTCGCGCACGGCACCGTGGCGTTGTGCGCGGAACTCATCGGCGGGATGGAAAAGGCCATCGAAATGTCCGCCGAGTACCTCAAGATGCGCAAGCAGTTCGGCGTGCCGATCGGCAGCTTTCAGGCGCTGCAGCATCGCATGGCGGACATGGCGGCGGAACTCGAAATCGCGCGTTCGATGTTGTTCGCGCTCCTCGCCTCACTTCTGCACGACGACGACGCTGCCGCGCGCCAGCGCACGGTCTCGCAAGCGAAGGCGCTGATCGGCCGCGCCGCGAAGTTCGTGTGCGCGCAGGCCATCCAGCTTCACGGCGGCATCGGCATGACCGAGGAATACGCGGTCGGCCATTACTACAAGCGCGCGGTCGTCGCGGACGTGCTGTTCGGCAGCAGCGACCGTCACGAAGCGGCCTGTGCCGCGCAGTTGCAACACGCCTTGCTTCAGAGGGACATACAGGCATGA
- a CDS encoding electron transfer flavoprotein subunit beta/FixA family protein: MKVLIAVKRVTDANVKVGVKSDHTGVDIANVKMSMNPFDEIAVEEAVRLKEAGVATEVIAVSCGVTQCQETLRTALAIGADRAILVETAEELQPLAVAKLLKALVDQEKPELVILGKQAIDDDSNQTGQMLAALAGLPQATFASKVVIADGRATVSREVDGGAETLSLKLPAVVTTDLRLNEPRYVTLPNIMKAKKKPLTTVTPADLGVDVAPRLKTLKVTEPPKRSAGVTVPDVKTLVEKLKTEAKVI; this comes from the coding sequence GTGAAGGTTCTGATCGCAGTCAAGAGAGTGACCGATGCCAACGTAAAGGTCGGCGTTAAGTCCGACCACACGGGCGTCGACATTGCCAACGTGAAGATGTCGATGAACCCGTTCGATGAAATCGCCGTGGAAGAGGCGGTGCGTCTGAAGGAAGCGGGCGTCGCAACCGAGGTGATCGCGGTGTCGTGCGGTGTCACGCAGTGTCAGGAAACGCTGCGCACCGCGCTGGCCATCGGCGCGGATCGGGCGATTCTCGTTGAAACCGCCGAGGAATTGCAGCCGCTGGCGGTCGCGAAGCTGCTGAAAGCGCTGGTCGATCAGGAAAAGCCGGAACTCGTGATTCTCGGCAAGCAGGCGATCGACGACGATTCGAACCAGACCGGTCAGATGCTTGCAGCACTGGCGGGGCTGCCGCAGGCGACGTTTGCATCGAAAGTCGTGATCGCCGATGGGCGCGCGACTGTCTCGCGTGAAGTCGATGGCGGCGCGGAAACGCTGTCGCTCAAGCTGCCCGCGGTCGTCACGACCGACCTGCGCCTGAATGAGCCGCGCTACGTGACGCTGCCCAACATCATGAAGGCGAAGAAGAAGCCGCTGACGACGGTCACGCCTGCGGATCTTGGCGTCGATGTCGCGCCGCGTCTGAAGACGCTGAAAGTCACCGAGCCGCCGAAGCGCAGCGCCGGCGTGACGGTGCCGGACGTCAAGACGCTGGTCGAGAAACTGAAAACCGAAGCGAAGGTGATCTAA